One window from the genome of Sphaerotilus microaerophilus encodes:
- the legP gene encoding Dot/Icm T4SS effector Zinc-dependent metalloprotease LegP, with amino-acid sequence MVRPSNPTQPSGHCSGEYCSSDEVRTGFFQGVVMPRRAMQYAVVDGMAVFEGDIILGSAEEMELVADAVRGGTAAPADLGELARGCVITGQNFRWPNATIPYTIDPALPNQQRITDAIAHWQTNTRIRFVLRTAANAGQYPNYLTFRPGNGCSSYVGMRGGQQFINLADGCSTGNTIHEIGHTVGLWHEQSREDRDNFVRIEWQNITPGVEHNFNQHITDGDDIGAYDFGSLMHYGATAFSKNGQPTIVTLGGQAIGQRNGLSPNDIATVHAIYPPPKVVVKDINDLSQVKRRKDTKDTKDRIEQKLRKDTKDRTDGKLRKDVKDRKDRDMVQPPFPPVPPIRDVQPIEDRIAELEKQIQQLGHFIDPSLRPDMSLSPLSDEADAEASELDAIGQELQQLADQFKTGEGG; translated from the coding sequence ATGGTCAGACCATCCAACCCGACACAACCTTCTGGACACTGCTCCGGCGAGTACTGCTCCAGCGACGAGGTGCGCACCGGTTTCTTCCAGGGTGTGGTCATGCCGCGCCGAGCGATGCAGTACGCTGTCGTGGACGGCATGGCGGTGTTCGAGGGTGACATCATTCTGGGCTCCGCCGAAGAGATGGAATTGGTTGCAGACGCCGTGCGTGGGGGCACGGCAGCGCCGGCAGACCTCGGCGAACTGGCGCGGGGATGTGTGATCACCGGCCAGAACTTCCGCTGGCCGAACGCCACCATCCCCTACACCATTGACCCGGCCCTGCCCAACCAGCAACGCATCACCGATGCCATCGCCCACTGGCAGACCAACACCCGCATCCGCTTCGTGCTGAGGACTGCGGCCAACGCCGGGCAATATCCCAACTACCTGACCTTCCGGCCCGGTAATGGCTGTTCATCCTATGTTGGCATGCGCGGCGGCCAGCAGTTCATCAATTTGGCCGACGGCTGCAGCACGGGCAACACCATCCACGAGATCGGCCACACGGTCGGGCTTTGGCACGAACAGAGCCGTGAGGACCGCGACAATTTCGTGCGCATCGAGTGGCAGAACATCACCCCAGGCGTCGAACACAACTTCAACCAGCACATCACCGACGGCGACGACATCGGCGCCTACGACTTTGGCTCGCTCATGCACTATGGGGCCACGGCCTTCTCGAAGAACGGCCAGCCCACCATCGTCACCCTCGGCGGACAGGCAATCGGCCAGCGCAACGGACTGAGTCCGAACGACATTGCTACGGTTCATGCCATCTATCCGCCGCCTAAAGTCGTCGTCAAAGACATCAATGATCTGAGTCAAGTCAAGAGGCGCAAGGATACAAAGGACACCAAAGACCGCATTGAACAAAAGCTGCGCAAGGACACAAAGGATCGCACTGACGGTAAGTTGAGGAAAGACGTCAAAGACCGCAAAGACCGCGACATGGTGCAGCCCCCCTTCCCGCCTGTGCCGCCGATCCGCGATGTTCAGCCGATTGAGGACCGAATCGCCGAGTTGGAAAAGCAGATACAGCAGCTGGGGCATTTCATTGACCCGTCGCTGCGACCCGATATGTCTTTGTCCCCCTTGAGCGACGAAGCGGATGCCGAAGCTTCCGAGTTGGATGCGATCGGCCAAGAACTCCAGCAACTCGCCGATCAGTTCAAGACCGGCGAGGGTGGTTGA
- a CDS encoding sugar phosphate isomerase/epimerase family protein, with protein sequence MNLQRSVASAHIADFGMDTITLAGPLEAKLAAMKAAGFGQVMLAARDIVGHPQGIDAAVAAVKASGLRVTGFQVLRDFEGLSRGPGRPNPGGPPRGAGAAGDLGATDTGHLHGYKVDIAKQMIGMARALGAKVLLACSSTSQHASGDLDVIARDLRKLAMLALPQGIKVAFEALSWGRHINEMHQAWEAVERADMPNLGIGVDSYHVFATNTALQCLDDVDPARIYLVQLADFMWQETRTAQERMETARHFRVFPGEGVHSQALAELVRKLDAMGYRGDYSFEVFNDDYQQLPLPYVAERGRNSAMWLAESVLRRSVPLPGQMRLRSVA encoded by the coding sequence ATGAACCTGCAGCGCAGCGTCGCTTCGGCCCACATCGCCGATTTCGGCATGGACACCATCACCCTGGCCGGCCCGCTGGAGGCCAAGCTGGCGGCGATGAAGGCGGCCGGCTTCGGCCAGGTGATGCTCGCCGCGCGCGACATCGTCGGCCACCCGCAGGGCATCGACGCCGCGGTGGCGGCGGTCAAGGCCTCGGGCCTGCGCGTCACCGGCTTCCAGGTGCTGCGGGACTTCGAAGGGCTGAGCCGGGGGCCGGGCCGCCCCAACCCCGGCGGTCCCCCTCGGGGGGCGGGCGCCGCAGGCGACCTGGGGGCCACGGATACCGGGCACCTGCACGGCTACAAGGTCGACATCGCCAAGCAGATGATCGGCATGGCCCGCGCGCTGGGCGCCAAGGTGCTGCTGGCCTGCAGCTCGACCTCCCAGCACGCCAGCGGCGACCTGGACGTGATCGCCCGTGACCTGCGCAAGCTGGCCATGCTGGCCCTGCCGCAGGGCATCAAGGTGGCGTTCGAGGCGCTGTCCTGGGGCCGCCACATCAACGAGATGCACCAGGCCTGGGAGGCGGTGGAACGTGCTGACATGCCCAACCTCGGCATCGGTGTCGACTCTTATCACGTCTTCGCCACCAACACGGCGCTGCAGTGCCTGGACGACGTCGACCCGGCCAGGATCTACCTGGTGCAGCTGGCCGACTTCATGTGGCAGGAGACCCGCACCGCGCAGGAGCGCATGGAGACGGCGCGGCACTTCCGCGTCTTCCCCGGCGAGGGCGTGCACAGCCAGGCGCTGGCCGAGCTGGTGCGCAAGCTCGACGCCATGGGCTACCGCGGCGACTACAGCTTCGAGGTCTTCAACGACGACTACCAGCAGCTGCCCCTGCCCTACGTGGCCGAGCGCGGCCGCAACTCGGCCATGTGGCTGGCAGAGAGCGTGCTGCGCCGCAGCGTGCCGCTGCCGGGCCAGATGCGCCTGCGCAGCGTGGCCTGA
- a CDS encoding caspase family protein, whose translation MAKKALLVGINDYSPAGTGGPDLRGCVNDVRDVATTFSVMGIVPANPASMRILTDARATRANILAGLKWLVTGAKRGDTLVFHYSGHGSQVVDVGGDEPEAAPKKDETICPHDYATAGMLRDDDLRGVIAGLAAGANLDVILDSCHSGTGTRDMAALATMPDEQSVAYRYIEPPLDYGFFLEADPTLPSHGILKPTVNTEGAREAVVVAGLNHVLWAGCREYQTSAEANIGGAFRGVYTYCYCKVLRGAGVGITRARLDAQVSALIRSMGYAQVPQLEGTRASFAERVFT comes from the coding sequence ATGGCAAAGAAGGCATTATTGGTAGGCATCAATGACTACTCGCCCGCGGGTACTGGCGGTCCGGACCTGCGCGGATGTGTCAACGACGTTCGTGATGTTGCAACCACGTTCAGCGTCATGGGCATCGTTCCGGCAAATCCTGCTTCCATGCGGATCCTCACCGATGCGAGGGCGACCCGCGCCAACATCCTGGCCGGTCTCAAATGGCTGGTCACCGGGGCAAAAAGAGGCGATACCTTGGTTTTCCACTACTCTGGGCACGGCTCACAAGTCGTGGATGTGGGAGGAGATGAGCCCGAAGCGGCTCCCAAGAAGGACGAGACGATCTGCCCTCACGACTATGCGACTGCAGGAATGCTCAGGGACGATGACTTGCGGGGCGTAATTGCCGGTCTCGCAGCAGGGGCAAATCTTGATGTGATCCTGGATTCATGCCATTCCGGCACCGGGACACGGGATATGGCCGCGTTGGCAACCATGCCGGATGAGCAGTCGGTCGCCTACCGCTATATCGAGCCGCCACTGGATTACGGCTTCTTCCTGGAAGCCGATCCAACCCTGCCGAGCCATGGCATTCTGAAGCCCACCGTGAACACGGAAGGAGCGCGGGAAGCGGTGGTAGTAGCCGGGCTGAACCATGTCCTCTGGGCAGGCTGCCGCGAGTATCAGACCTCCGCCGAAGCCAACATTGGCGGAGCATTCCGCGGTGTGTATACATACTGCTACTGCAAAGTGCTGCGCGGTGCCGGGGTGGGCATCACCCGCGCCAGACTCGACGCCCAGGTCTCTGCCCTCATCCGGAGCATGGGCTACGCCCAGGTGCCGCAACTTGAGGGCACAAGGGCATCGTTCGCCGAACGGGTTTTCACCTGA
- a CDS encoding putative bifunctional diguanylate cyclase/phosphodiesterase produces the protein MHKLLVKQLQRARCGEGQVDLDRLCTLVSSAYDDDERDRQRIARANRLMGEEIDEAHRRLEAVVDSLQVQNTRFEAALENMSQGLCMFDVQQRLAVCNRRFAAMFGLDAAAQVGRRLVEAHSDCDPQGQPISPYLALMHSARRTALQRDCTDGRILVVTHEPLPDGGCVQTYDDVTAWRLADARMARMASHDALTDLPNRVLLRDRIDNALATRAADRHVALMCLDLDRFKAVNDSLGHPAGDALLLQVTQRLRQHVRASDTIARLGGDEFAILLDQLSPVANPEELAERLVHAIEQPYDLDGQTANIGVSIGIALAPRDGEDAVTLVKRADLALYNAKASGRGRHSFFDPAMDEAAQDRRTLEIDLRRALEVGEFELHYQPLLHVNSQQVSGFEALLRWRHPQRGLVPPGDFIPMAEDLGLIVPIGDWVLRRACRDAAQWPTPLRVAVNVSARQFTLGQGLVDSVRTALADAGLRAERLELEITESVLMDHNAATLEVLHALRGDGVHIVMDDFGIGYSSLAYLRSFPFDKVKIDRSFVHEVSHKADALAIIRAVSGLCSSLGIASTAEGVETAEQLNLVAREDCTEVQGYLFSRPVPEGDIPTLLARLAGLGEVALAVVVASGQDS, from the coding sequence ATGCACAAACTCCTCGTCAAACAACTGCAGCGTGCCCGATGCGGCGAGGGCCAGGTCGACCTCGACCGCCTGTGCACGTTGGTCTCGTCCGCCTACGACGACGATGAGCGCGACCGGCAGCGCATCGCCCGCGCCAACCGCCTGATGGGCGAGGAGATCGACGAAGCCCACCGGCGGCTCGAAGCCGTGGTCGACTCGCTGCAGGTGCAGAACACCCGCTTCGAAGCCGCCCTGGAGAACATGAGCCAGGGCCTGTGCATGTTCGACGTACAGCAGCGACTGGCAGTGTGCAACCGCCGCTTCGCGGCGATGTTCGGCCTCGACGCCGCCGCCCAGGTCGGCCGGCGCCTGGTCGAGGCGCACAGCGACTGCGATCCACAGGGCCAGCCGATCTCGCCCTATCTCGCCCTGATGCACAGCGCACGCCGCACCGCCCTGCAGCGCGACTGCACCGACGGGCGCATCCTCGTGGTCACCCACGAGCCCCTGCCCGACGGCGGATGCGTGCAGACCTACGACGACGTGACCGCCTGGCGGCTGGCCGATGCCCGCATGGCGCGCATGGCCTCGCACGACGCCCTGACCGACCTGCCCAACCGCGTCCTGCTGCGCGACCGCATCGACAACGCGCTCGCCACGCGGGCGGCTGACCGCCACGTAGCGCTGATGTGCCTGGACCTCGACCGCTTCAAGGCCGTCAACGACAGCCTGGGGCACCCGGCCGGTGACGCGCTGCTGCTGCAGGTCACCCAGCGGCTGCGCCAGCACGTGCGCGCCAGCGATACCATCGCCCGCCTGGGCGGGGACGAGTTCGCCATCCTGCTTGACCAGCTCAGCCCGGTAGCGAATCCTGAAGAACTGGCAGAACGGCTGGTCCATGCGATCGAGCAGCCCTATGACCTGGACGGCCAGACGGCCAACATTGGCGTAAGTATCGGCATCGCCCTGGCACCGCGCGACGGCGAAGACGCGGTCACCCTGGTCAAGCGCGCCGATCTGGCCCTCTACAACGCCAAGGCCAGCGGTCGCGGCCGCCACAGCTTCTTCGACCCAGCCATGGACGAAGCCGCCCAGGACCGTCGCACGCTCGAGATCGATCTGCGTCGTGCGCTGGAGGTGGGTGAGTTCGAGTTGCACTACCAGCCCTTGTTGCACGTAAACAGCCAACAAGTCAGTGGTTTCGAAGCGCTGCTGCGCTGGCGCCACCCCCAGCGGGGCCTGGTGCCACCAGGCGACTTCATCCCGATGGCCGAGGACCTCGGCCTGATCGTGCCCATCGGCGACTGGGTGCTGCGCCGCGCCTGCCGGGATGCCGCCCAGTGGCCCACCCCGCTGCGTGTGGCCGTCAACGTCTCCGCGCGTCAGTTCACCCTCGGCCAGGGGCTGGTCGACAGCGTGCGAACGGCGCTGGCCGACGCCGGCCTGCGTGCCGAGCGGCTGGAGCTGGAGATCACCGAATCGGTGCTGATGGATCACAACGCGGCCACCCTGGAAGTCCTGCACGCACTGCGCGGCGACGGCGTGCACATCGTGATGGACGATTTCGGCATCGGCTACTCCTCGCTGGCCTACCTGCGCAGCTTCCCCTTCGACAAGGTCAAGATCGACCGCTCCTTCGTCCACGAAGTCAGCCACAAGGCCGACGCGCTGGCCATCATCCGCGCCGTCAGCGGCCTGTGCAGCAGCCTGGGCATCGCCAGCACCGCCGAGGGCGTCGAGACCGCCGAGCAGCTGAACCTGGTGGCGAGGGAGGACTGCACCGAGGTGCAGGGCTACCTGTTCAGCCGACCGGTGCCTGAAGGCGACATCCCGACCTTGCTGGCCCGGCTGGCCGGGTTGGGTGAGGTGGCCCTGGCGGTCGTGGTGGCCAGCGGTCAGGACAGCTGA
- a CDS encoding phospholipase, whose product MTIAAPPALSLHAGPRALAHLREHGLRPQDVRAVPAAAGGPKGLALNPLDRFLFGRWLRGPGPSVHLVGASIGAWRMACAMLDDADAALRRLAEDYIAESYDPPTGQAQTATNVSLRFGELLRAHFDDRAGEILNHPRLRLHVVTSRGRHGLLHREQRGRTVAGYLGAYATNAMSRRALGAWLQRVVFSDPREPLPLVLSDYPTAQVALTADNLQPSILASGSIPFWLRAVHDIPGGPSGAYWDGGITDYHLHWPWSGLAVDEASAGLVLYPHFSPQLIPGWLDKAWKRRHRASPWLDNLIVLCPDPAWVATLPGGKLPDRQDFKALPTEQRVRHWRQAVAESQRLADEFEAWIAAGCPIDRVRPLAGCAG is encoded by the coding sequence GTGACGATCGCTGCCCCCCCGGCCCTGAGCCTGCATGCCGGCCCGCGCGCGCTGGCTCATCTGCGTGAACATGGCCTGCGCCCGCAGGACGTGCGTGCGGTGCCTGCGGCGGCAGGGGGGCCCAAGGGCCTCGCGCTCAACCCGCTGGACCGCTTCCTGTTCGGCCGCTGGCTGCGCGGCCCGGGCCCGAGCGTGCACCTGGTGGGTGCCAGCATCGGCGCCTGGCGCATGGCCTGCGCGATGCTGGACGATGCCGACGCCGCCCTGCGCCGCTTGGCCGAGGACTACATCGCCGAGAGCTACGACCCGCCCACCGGGCAGGCGCAGACCGCCACCAACGTCAGCCTGCGCTTCGGCGAGCTGCTGCGCGCCCACTTCGACGACCGTGCCGGCGAGATCCTGAACCACCCCCGGCTGCGCCTGCACGTGGTCACGAGCCGCGGCCGGCATGGGCTGCTGCACCGCGAGCAGCGCGGGCGCACCGTCGCGGGCTATCTGGGCGCCTACGCGACCAATGCAATGAGCCGCCGCGCCCTGGGCGCCTGGCTGCAGCGGGTGGTGTTTTCCGACCCGCGCGAGCCGCTGCCGCTGGTCCTGTCGGATTACCCGACCGCACAGGTGGCGCTCACGGCCGACAACCTGCAGCCGAGCATCCTGGCATCCGGCTCGATCCCGTTCTGGCTGCGCGCAGTGCACGACATCCCGGGCGGCCCATCGGGCGCCTACTGGGATGGCGGCATCACCGACTACCACCTGCATTGGCCCTGGTCCGGCCTGGCGGTGGACGAGGCAAGCGCCGGGCTGGTGCTGTACCCGCACTTCTCGCCGCAGCTGATCCCCGGCTGGCTGGACAAGGCCTGGAAGCGCCGCCACCGAGCCAGCCCGTGGCTGGACAACCTGATCGTGCTCTGCCCCGACCCGGCCTGGGTGGCGACCCTGCCCGGCGGCAAGCTGCCCGACCGGCAGGATTTCAAAGCCCTGCCCACCGAGCAGCGGGTGCGCCACTGGCGCCAGGCGGTCGCCGAGAGCCAGCGCCTGGCCGACGAGTTCGAGGCCTGGATCGCGGCCGGCTGCCCGATCGACCGGGTGCGGCCACTGGCTGGGTGCGCTGGCTGA
- a CDS encoding penicillin-binding protein 1A yields the protein MAVAWRRLQADPRARRAAIVLGSLAAGSLLLLGVAAAAILPQLPSLDQVINYQPRQPLQVVTRDGVEIAQFGSERRQFIPVAQIPQRMKDAVIAVEDARFYEHHGVDPVGLGRAAWAALTGGMRQGASTITQQVARNFFLSSRRTVERKLKEVMLALRIEQQLSKDQILELYLNQIYLGHRSYGFGAAAQAYFGKPLDRLSIAESAMLAGLPQNPAYANPITNLERATNRQRVVLQRMLVTGKITQAEHDAARAEKLVIRPRQATSVHAEYVAEMARRSVFERYGERAYTEGFKVTTSLIAADQQAAWAALRRGILDHDRRQAWRGPEDQEDLSADAGPGSAAVAQALKDHRDDEELRVAIVLQASPKEISAQLATGEVISITGDGLRWVQAALAPKATKPLAITRGAILRVVLQGAKGGKAATGTAAQVPAWSVSQWPQVQGGLVSLDPATGRVRALVGGFDFTRQPFNHVTQAWRQPGSSFKPFLYSAVLEHGIMPATLINDAPLENADVEGAWNPQNYDGEFAGPLTLRQALARSKNLVSIRLLRHIGLTQALGWVSRFGFDAAKQPDNLTLALGAGSTTPMQMAGAFAVLANGGFKVDPLVIERITDVQGRVVYEAPPAPPLSEELRVLPARNVFLTNQLLQEVTRSGTAARAQGALRRPDLYGKTGTTNDSVDAWFAGFQPSVAAVVWLGYDEPRSLGAKETGGGLALPIWISYMDRALRGVPVASMPVPDGVTDSGGDWLYSEYVSGGFVRSIGMDTAADAAAEAASAPSAGLPASAVPLAPPAASGH from the coding sequence TTGGCCGTTGCCTGGCGGCGTCTGCAGGCCGATCCGCGGGCGCGGCGGGCGGCCATTGTGCTGGGCAGCTTGGCCGCAGGCAGCCTGCTGCTGCTGGGGGTGGCTGCCGCGGCCATCCTGCCGCAACTGCCTTCGCTGGACCAGGTGATCAACTACCAGCCGCGCCAGCCGCTGCAGGTGGTGACGCGCGATGGCGTGGAGATCGCCCAGTTCGGCTCGGAGCGGCGGCAGTTCATCCCGGTCGCGCAGATCCCGCAGCGCATGAAGGACGCAGTGATCGCGGTGGAGGACGCGCGCTTCTACGAGCACCACGGCGTTGACCCGGTTGGACTGGGGCGGGCCGCTTGGGCCGCGCTGACCGGCGGGATGCGCCAGGGCGCCTCCACCATCACGCAGCAGGTGGCGCGCAACTTCTTCCTGTCGTCGCGGCGCACGGTCGAGCGCAAGCTCAAGGAGGTGATGCTGGCGCTGCGCATCGAGCAGCAGTTGAGCAAGGATCAGATCCTGGAGCTGTACCTGAACCAGATCTACCTCGGGCACCGCTCCTACGGGTTTGGCGCGGCGGCACAGGCCTACTTCGGCAAACCGCTGGACCGGTTGTCGATCGCCGAATCGGCCATGCTGGCGGGGCTGCCGCAGAACCCGGCCTACGCCAACCCGATCACCAACCTGGAGCGCGCCACCAACCGGCAGCGCGTGGTGCTGCAGCGCATGCTGGTGACCGGCAAGATCACCCAGGCCGAGCACGACGCCGCCCGGGCCGAGAAGCTGGTAATCCGGCCGCGTCAGGCCACCTCGGTGCACGCCGAGTACGTGGCCGAGATGGCGCGGCGCTCGGTGTTCGAGCGCTATGGTGAGCGGGCCTACACCGAGGGCTTCAAGGTCACCACCTCGCTGATCGCGGCGGACCAGCAGGCCGCCTGGGCGGCACTGCGGCGCGGCATCCTGGACCACGACCGCCGCCAGGCCTGGCGCGGTCCGGAGGACCAGGAGGATCTGAGCGCCGATGCCGGCCCGGGCAGCGCGGCGGTGGCGCAGGCGCTGAAGGACCACCGCGACGACGAGGAGCTGCGCGTGGCGATCGTGCTGCAGGCCAGCCCGAAGGAGATCAGCGCCCAGCTGGCCACGGGCGAGGTGATCTCGATCACCGGCGATGGCCTGCGCTGGGTGCAGGCGGCCCTGGCGCCCAAGGCGACCAAGCCGCTGGCGATCACGCGTGGTGCGATCCTGCGGGTGGTGCTGCAGGGCGCCAAGGGCGGCAAGGCGGCCACGGGAACGGCGGCGCAGGTGCCGGCCTGGTCGGTGTCGCAGTGGCCGCAGGTGCAGGGGGGGCTGGTGTCGCTGGACCCGGCGACCGGGCGGGTGCGCGCGCTGGTGGGGGGCTTCGACTTCACGCGCCAGCCGTTCAACCACGTCACCCAGGCCTGGCGCCAGCCGGGGTCGAGCTTCAAGCCCTTCCTGTACTCGGCGGTGCTGGAGCACGGCATCATGCCCGCCACGCTGATCAACGATGCGCCGCTGGAGAACGCCGATGTCGAAGGCGCCTGGAACCCGCAGAACTACGACGGCGAGTTCGCCGGCCCGCTGACGTTGCGCCAGGCGCTGGCCAGGTCCAAGAACCTGGTGAGCATCCGCCTGCTGCGCCACATCGGCCTGACGCAGGCCCTTGGCTGGGTGAGCCGCTTTGGCTTTGATGCCGCCAAGCAGCCCGACAACCTCACGCTGGCACTCGGCGCGGGCAGCACCACGCCGATGCAGATGGCCGGCGCCTTTGCGGTGCTGGCCAACGGGGGCTTCAAGGTCGACCCGCTGGTGATCGAGCGCATCACCGACGTGCAGGGCCGGGTGGTCTACGAGGCGCCGCCTGCGCCACCGCTGAGCGAGGAGCTGCGCGTGCTGCCGGCGCGCAACGTCTTCCTCACCAACCAGCTGCTGCAGGAGGTCACGCGCAGCGGCACCGCGGCACGGGCCCAGGGCGCGCTGCGCCGGCCGGACCTCTACGGCAAGACCGGCACCACCAACGACTCGGTGGACGCCTGGTTCGCTGGCTTCCAGCCCAGCGTGGCGGCGGTCGTCTGGCTGGGCTACGACGAGCCGCGCAGCCTGGGTGCGAAAGAAACCGGCGGTGGCCTGGCCCTACCGATCTGGATCAGCTACATGGACCGGGCGCTGCGCGGCGTGCCGGTGGCCTCGATGCCCGTGCCGGACGGCGTGACCGACAGCGGCGGCGACTGGCTCTACAGCGAGTACGTCAGTGGCGGCTTCGTACGCAGCATCGGCATGGATACCGCCGCGGATGCGGCTGCCGAGGCAGCGAGTGCGCCCTCGGCCGGCCTTCCGGCTTCAGCGGTCCCCCTGGCGCCCCCGGCGGCCAGTGGCCACTGA
- a CDS encoding FIST signal transduction protein has product MHIELSRRLASQGWSLQGSALSAPAQWVLYFGPTDALHDGAIARELHECHPQAIITGCSTGTTLLGADVADDEVCAAALRFDHTRIAAASAPLARAADSRGCGQHLGQALTAPDLALVVVLSQGSVVNGSELLAGLRDRLDGPGRAVPIVGGLAGDGGRFQTTLVGLGEHVAADQAVAIGLYGQRLQHAASAVGGWESFGPPRRVTGADGNVLRELDGRPALDLYERYLGEEAAGLPGTALLYPLRIWPPGQPELGVVRTVLAIDREARTMTFAGDLPQGWSAQLMRGHHEHLVDGAEAAARTAGQALACPPAKPTTGDTLALVVSCVGRRLLMGQRTCDEAEVTAAALPAGARAIGFYSYGELAPSVPGGACDLHNQTLAVTLIAESAG; this is encoded by the coding sequence ATGCACATCGAACTGTCACGCCGCCTCGCCAGCCAGGGCTGGTCCTTGCAGGGATCCGCGCTCTCGGCGCCCGCCCAGTGGGTGCTCTACTTCGGGCCGACCGACGCGCTGCATGACGGCGCCATCGCCCGCGAGCTGCACGAGTGCCACCCGCAGGCCATCATCACGGGCTGCAGCACCGGCACCACCCTGCTGGGTGCGGATGTTGCGGACGACGAGGTCTGTGCCGCCGCGCTGCGCTTCGACCACACGCGCATCGCGGCGGCCAGCGCGCCGCTGGCCCGGGCAGCCGACTCCCGCGGCTGCGGCCAGCACCTCGGCCAAGCGCTGACCGCACCGGACCTGGCGCTGGTCGTGGTGCTTTCACAGGGGTCGGTGGTCAATGGCAGCGAACTGCTGGCCGGGCTGAGGGACCGCCTCGACGGCCCCGGCAGGGCGGTCCCGATCGTCGGCGGGCTGGCGGGAGACGGTGGCCGCTTCCAGACCACGCTGGTGGGCCTGGGCGAGCACGTCGCCGCCGACCAAGCCGTGGCCATCGGCCTGTATGGCCAGCGCCTGCAGCACGCTGCGAGCGCCGTGGGCGGCTGGGAGTCCTTTGGGCCACCTCGTCGGGTGACCGGTGCAGATGGCAACGTGCTGCGTGAGCTGGACGGTCGCCCCGCGCTGGACCTGTACGAGCGCTACCTCGGCGAGGAAGCTGCCGGCCTGCCCGGCACCGCGCTGCTGTACCCACTGCGCATCTGGCCGCCCGGGCAGCCCGAGCTGGGGGTCGTGCGCACCGTGCTGGCCATCGACCGCGAGGCACGCACCATGACCTTCGCCGGTGACCTGCCGCAGGGCTGGTCCGCCCAGCTGATGCGCGGCCACCATGAGCACCTGGTCGACGGCGCCGAGGCCGCCGCCCGCACCGCCGGGCAGGCGCTGGCCTGTCCGCCGGCCAAGCCGACCACCGGCGACACCCTCGCCCTGGTGGTCAGCTGCGTGGGCCGTCGCCTGCTGATGGGCCAGCGCACCTGCGACGAGGCCGAAGTCACCGCCGCAGCGCTGCCCGCCGGCGCACGGGCGATCGGCTTCTACTCCTACGGCGAGCTGGCACCCAGCGTTCCTGGCGGTGCCTGCGACCTGCACAACCAAACCCTGGCGGTCACCCTGATCGCCGAGTCGGCCGGCTGA
- a CDS encoding chemotaxis protein CheX: MNDTAQLISKVLVLEGDSACHDRIKAFCEDNHLLPLKAYADNVMSVLKSNVDLGAIFLSERFNDQSDGGILLGRSIHAARPELPIFLRRNEGTPIDLSDLPEPDRDCFSAGYTAARMHELQPSIDRCIFSLVYPHALVRGIEELTLVALRNQFIDIEVDVQPPQVVRDRIIFGELFSLMPLESDWGRGYLMLQTEEQALMDFVRQGKTLLPADYDSFRDVNNVLADITNLVWGTFKNRFVVNDTGSGHLTQVPIIVNHQHRYISFGSDDPQLCFRYTLRDPDPANPVRVVLDQRFVFNLRWLPDNFRENEAAIDALVHSGGLELF; the protein is encoded by the coding sequence ATGAACGACACCGCGCAACTCATCAGCAAGGTCCTGGTGCTGGAAGGCGACAGCGCCTGCCACGACCGCATCAAGGCCTTCTGCGAGGACAACCACCTGCTTCCGCTCAAGGCCTATGCCGACAACGTGATGTCCGTCCTGAAGAGCAACGTGGATCTCGGCGCGATCTTCCTTTCCGAGCGCTTCAACGACCAGAGCGACGGCGGCATCCTGCTCGGGCGCAGCATCCACGCCGCCCGCCCCGAGCTGCCGATCTTCCTGCGCCGCAACGAAGGCACGCCCATCGACCTGAGCGACCTGCCCGAGCCGGACCGCGACTGCTTTAGCGCCGGCTACACCGCCGCGCGCATGCACGAGCTGCAGCCCAGCATCGACCGCTGCATCTTCAGCCTCGTCTACCCCCACGCCCTGGTGCGCGGTATCGAGGAGCTGACGCTGGTGGCGCTGCGCAACCAGTTCATCGACATCGAAGTCGACGTGCAACCTCCGCAGGTGGTGCGCGACCGCATCATCTTCGGCGAGCTGTTCAGCCTGATGCCGCTGGAGAGCGACTGGGGCCGCGGCTACCTGATGCTGCAGACCGAGGAACAGGCCCTGATGGACTTCGTGCGCCAGGGCAAGACCCTGCTGCCGGCCGACTACGACAGCTTCCGCGACGTCAACAACGTGCTGGCCGACATCACCAACCTCGTCTGGGGCACCTTCAAGAACCGCTTCGTGGTCAACGACACCGGCTCCGGCCACCTGACCCAGGTGCCCATCATCGTCAACCACCAACATCGCTACATCTCCTTCGGCAGCGACGACCCCCAGCTGTGCTTCCGCTACACCCTGCGCGACCCCGACCCCGCCAACCCCGTGCGCGTCGTGCTCGACCAACGCTTCGTCTTCAACCTGCGCTGGCTGCCGGACAACTTCCGGGAGAACGAGGCGGCGATCGATGCGCTGGTGCACTCGGGGGGGTTGGAGTTGTTTTGA